A part of Streptomyces sp. NBC_01235 genomic DNA contains:
- a CDS encoding glycosyl hydrolase 53 family protein, whose protein sequence is MRRTRLPRAIAVTATLVTMVSANLLMVPESAHATFGTADIKPIESNIAAKPWASATAASGSSSARLAFDGDPATSWRPDRAGARQWLTVDLGGTYDNLRKVKVLFPDRGVAHRYVVEASADGRRWKPIADRSHNRAVSRGEVHLFTRPGTRFVRLTFTGGPGRARAGVSELQVFNYLRDDLTLGADLSWMDDVQDQQYWVDPQAEDRGAGPHLLDVAKDRGIEYSRLRIFNEPRSESTGQPTPIPRQGPERSLASAKLIKQRGMGLGIDFHYADSWADPSKQPKPRAWAELEFADLSKAVYGFTADYLKRLIRQGTTPEKVAVGNEIINGFMYGSEAAQIGTTNPPYFVDQADIYQSKPGGGLLWKYWRSTDPAEQRLYDQSWDRFTTLAAAGIKAVRDASPTSKVEIHVIVDKDKLAKTMEFWHQFLTRVKVKGQNPDVLAISYYPEWHGTPEALDLNLNTMATAHPGYEVDIAETAYPASGGDGSPLPNSPYPRTVQGQADAVRRVFQAANDVVDNRGSGALVWEPAGYQPMFRAVPGLANTWEPHASINVFNASRAKHILQDTVYTGTTVGAAPKLPSSIRMLTTASNTITRVPVRWQPLPPGATDRPGEVTVTGTTLTGPVTAVIDVMPSHGEYDMTTS, encoded by the coding sequence ATGCGCAGAACGCGTCTGCCCCGCGCCATCGCGGTCACGGCGACGTTGGTCACCATGGTGTCCGCGAATCTACTCATGGTGCCCGAGTCGGCCCACGCGACCTTCGGAACCGCGGACATCAAGCCGATCGAGAGCAATATCGCTGCCAAGCCCTGGGCCTCGGCGACGGCCGCCTCCGGCTCGTCCAGCGCCCGTCTGGCCTTCGACGGCGACCCGGCGACGTCCTGGCGCCCGGATCGTGCCGGCGCCCGTCAGTGGCTCACCGTCGACCTCGGTGGAACCTACGACAACCTGCGTAAGGTCAAGGTGCTCTTCCCGGACCGTGGCGTGGCCCACCGGTACGTCGTCGAGGCTTCAGCCGACGGCCGCCGGTGGAAGCCCATCGCCGACAGATCCCACAACCGGGCCGTGTCGCGAGGGGAAGTGCACCTGTTCACCCGGCCGGGAACGCGCTTCGTCCGGCTGACGTTCACAGGGGGGCCGGGCCGGGCCCGGGCAGGTGTCAGCGAGCTCCAGGTCTTCAACTACCTGCGCGACGACCTCACCCTCGGCGCCGATCTGTCCTGGATGGACGACGTCCAGGACCAGCAGTACTGGGTCGACCCCCAGGCCGAAGACCGCGGCGCCGGGCCACACCTGCTCGACGTGGCCAAGGACCGTGGCATCGAGTACAGCCGGCTGCGGATATTCAACGAGCCGCGCAGCGAGAGCACCGGTCAACCGACGCCGATACCGCGCCAGGGGCCGGAGCGCTCGCTGGCCTCAGCCAAGTTGATCAAGCAGCGGGGCATGGGCCTGGGGATCGACTTCCACTACGCGGACTCGTGGGCGGACCCGAGCAAGCAACCAAAGCCACGCGCCTGGGCCGAGCTGGAGTTCGCGGACCTCTCCAAGGCCGTGTACGGCTTCACCGCCGACTATCTGAAGCGGTTGATCCGACAGGGCACCACACCAGAGAAGGTGGCCGTCGGCAACGAGATCATCAACGGGTTCATGTACGGCAGCGAGGCGGCCCAGATCGGCACGACGAATCCGCCGTACTTCGTCGACCAGGCCGATATCTACCAGTCCAAGCCCGGCGGTGGCCTGCTGTGGAAGTACTGGCGGTCAACCGACCCGGCGGAGCAACGGCTCTACGACCAGTCGTGGGACCGGTTCACCACCCTGGCCGCGGCCGGGATCAAGGCCGTCCGCGACGCGTCACCGACATCCAAGGTCGAGATACACGTGATCGTCGACAAGGACAAGCTCGCCAAAACCATGGAGTTCTGGCACCAGTTCCTCACCCGGGTGAAGGTGAAGGGGCAGAACCCCGATGTGCTGGCCATCTCGTACTACCCGGAATGGCACGGTACGCCCGAAGCGCTGGATCTCAACCTGAACACCATGGCCACCGCACACCCCGGCTACGAAGTCGACATCGCCGAGACCGCCTACCCCGCCTCCGGCGGCGATGGCTCGCCGTTGCCCAACTCGCCGTACCCACGAACCGTTCAAGGGCAGGCCGACGCGGTCCGCAGGGTGTTCCAGGCCGCCAACGACGTCGTCGACAACCGAGGTTCAGGGGCACTGGTGTGGGAGCCGGCCGGCTATCAGCCCATGTTCCGGGCCGTGCCCGGACTGGCGAACACGTGGGAGCCGCATGCGTCCATCAACGTCTTCAACGCCAGCCGCGCCAAGCACATCCTCCAGGACACCGTCTACACCGGCACCACGGTGGGGGCCGCCCCGAAGCTGCCCTCCTCCATCCGTATGCTCACCACCGCCAGCAACACGATCACCCGTGTCCCCGTCCGCTGGCAGCCGTTGCCACCTGGCGCGACCGACAGGCCGGGTGAGGTGACAGTCACCGGGACGACCCTCACAGGCCCGGTCACGGCGGTCATCGACGTCATGCCTAGCCACGGCGAATACGACATGACCACCTCATAA